The proteins below come from a single Isoptericola dokdonensis DS-3 genomic window:
- a CDS encoding alpha,alpha-trehalose-phosphate synthase (UDP-forming) gives MAGQDSASTGADGSEGYDLVVVANRLPVDFSVGDDGEVDWQRSPGGLVTALEPVMREADGAWVGWSGAPDLAHEPFEADGMLLVPVTLSAGEIERYYEGFSNDTLWPLYHDVIAPPTYHRQWFDAYRKVNQRFAEAAAAQAAHGGVVWVHDYQLQLVPKMLRELRPDLRIGFFDHIPFPAVELFQQLPWRKQIIEGLLGADLVGFQRGGDASNFLRSVRRLTGHTTRGSIVTTLDEHGRPGRRVRAAAFPISIDTNYFDQLARSPEVQARAKEIRTDLGDPDVMMLGVDRLDYTKGIRHRIKAYGEILQDGRIDVEHTTLVQVASPSRENVGAYQELRDDVEVLVGRINGEFGELGHSAIHYLHHSYPPEEMAALYLAADVMLVTSLRDGMNLVAKEYIAARHDLGGVLVLSEFTGAADELAPGPLLVNPHDIDGMKDIIVAAAHMEEREKRRRMRNLRRKVMADDVAKWSKAFLGVLTAVPSRSSHV, from the coding sequence TTGGCAGGTCAGGACTCGGCAAGCACCGGAGCCGACGGGTCGGAGGGGTACGACCTCGTCGTCGTCGCCAACCGGCTCCCCGTCGACTTCTCCGTCGGTGACGACGGCGAGGTGGACTGGCAGCGGTCCCCCGGCGGGCTCGTGACGGCCCTGGAGCCCGTCATGCGCGAGGCCGACGGCGCGTGGGTCGGCTGGTCGGGCGCACCGGACCTCGCGCACGAGCCGTTCGAGGCGGACGGCATGCTGCTCGTCCCGGTGACGCTGTCGGCCGGCGAGATCGAGCGCTACTACGAGGGCTTCTCCAACGACACGCTGTGGCCGCTCTACCACGACGTCATCGCCCCGCCCACCTACCACCGGCAGTGGTTCGACGCGTACCGGAAGGTCAACCAGCGGTTCGCCGAGGCGGCGGCCGCGCAGGCCGCGCACGGCGGCGTCGTGTGGGTGCACGACTACCAGCTCCAGCTCGTGCCGAAGATGCTGCGCGAGCTCCGCCCCGACCTGCGGATCGGGTTCTTCGACCACATCCCGTTCCCCGCGGTCGAGCTGTTCCAGCAGCTCCCGTGGCGCAAGCAGATCATCGAGGGTCTGCTGGGCGCCGACCTCGTCGGCTTCCAGCGCGGCGGCGACGCGTCGAACTTCCTGCGCTCGGTGCGCCGGCTGACGGGCCACACGACGCGCGGGTCGATCGTGACCACCCTCGACGAGCACGGCCGCCCCGGTCGGCGCGTGCGCGCCGCCGCGTTCCCCATCTCGATCGACACGAACTACTTCGACCAGCTGGCGCGCAGCCCCGAGGTGCAGGCGCGGGCGAAGGAGATCCGCACCGATCTCGGCGACCCCGACGTCATGATGCTCGGCGTCGACCGGCTCGACTACACCAAGGGCATCCGGCACCGCATCAAGGCGTACGGCGAGATCCTCCAGGACGGCCGCATCGACGTCGAGCACACCACGCTCGTCCAGGTCGCGAGCCCGAGCCGGGAGAACGTGGGCGCCTACCAGGAGCTGCGCGACGACGTCGAGGTGCTCGTCGGTCGCATCAACGGCGAGTTCGGCGAGCTCGGGCACTCAGCCATCCACTACCTGCACCACTCCTACCCGCCCGAGGAGATGGCCGCCCTGTACCTGGCGGCGGACGTCATGCTCGTGACGTCGCTGCGCGACGGCATGAACCTGGTGGCCAAGGAGTACATCGCGGCCCGCCACGACCTCGGCGGCGTGCTCGTGCTCAGCGAGTTCACGGGCGCTGCGGACGAGCTCGCGCCGGGCCCGCTGCTCGTCAACCCGCACGACATCGACGGGATGAAGGACATCATCGTGGCGGCCGCCCACATGGAGGAGCGCGAGAAGCGGCGCCGGATGCGCAACCTGCGCCGCAAGGTGATGGCCGACGACGTCGCGAAGTGGTCGAAGGCCTTCCTCGGCGTGCTCACCGCGGTGCCGTCCCGGAGCTCCCATGTCTGA
- a CDS encoding protein kinase domain-containing protein translates to MRTGDDAQVMAGAPAGGADGALEPGTDVGGYAVVSVLGRGAMGAVYEAVDGGGHRVALKVLHAHVDANPAGRQRLRREVAALQRLRHPAVAQVLDAEFEGPHAFVVTELVDGLTLEEEVDSRGPLDLADLYSLADQLADALESVHASGVVHRDLKPSNVMVTPEGPSLIDFGIAQSPGDARATMTGFVMGTPGYIAPELLDGGDPVPETDWWSWAALLAFAATGRSPFGVRPTDLVLRRSREGRADLVGVPARTAQALAGALQADPARRWGPTEVVRAMSRDLADADVDDAGASVDPQATQRIVVAAGAATAAVAGATATSSGPDTAPGDATADVASPVDGDGATQAVVADPAPQSERTAVVPRQDAPPPPPPVPAAEETAVMTALERDRAQAQDGGTQAVPVGAARYRTYDEITEDSPPPADPAPQAPAGPYVAPVHKRRWGTVLALGVPFVVLAAVYPLVAFGVFVGVTVLCRIVGTSGQRFHERREVHGVRRSDGWMAVLAFPYHAVVGALGIIPAALVGGCVGLLAMMGGYWLFGDGNWIVDPMTDVESRSVGGRNEPTVFAWVLAASMVLAVLCTWFGPAGRTARDGARRILDNLAPGLVGAAIVVVVCLVGSWILLGAITSDPYEINWWPMDGPPSFF, encoded by the coding sequence ATGAGGACGGGCGACGACGCGCAGGTGATGGCGGGAGCGCCCGCGGGCGGCGCCGACGGAGCCCTGGAACCCGGGACCGACGTCGGCGGCTACGCGGTCGTGTCCGTGCTGGGACGCGGGGCGATGGGCGCCGTCTACGAGGCGGTCGACGGCGGCGGGCACCGGGTGGCGCTGAAGGTGCTGCACGCGCACGTCGACGCCAACCCGGCCGGGCGCCAGCGGCTGCGCCGGGAGGTCGCGGCCCTCCAGCGGCTGCGCCACCCCGCCGTCGCGCAGGTGCTGGACGCCGAGTTCGAGGGACCGCACGCGTTCGTCGTCACCGAGCTCGTCGACGGCCTCACCCTGGAGGAGGAGGTCGACTCGCGCGGGCCGCTCGACCTTGCCGACCTGTACTCCCTGGCCGACCAGCTCGCCGACGCCCTCGAGTCCGTGCACGCGTCCGGCGTCGTGCACCGCGACCTCAAGCCGTCGAACGTCATGGTGACGCCGGAGGGCCCGAGCCTCATCGACTTCGGCATCGCGCAGAGCCCCGGCGACGCCCGCGCCACGATGACGGGGTTCGTCATGGGCACACCGGGCTACATCGCGCCCGAGCTGCTCGACGGCGGCGACCCCGTCCCCGAGACCGACTGGTGGAGCTGGGCCGCGCTGCTCGCCTTCGCCGCGACGGGGCGTTCGCCCTTCGGCGTGCGCCCCACCGACCTGGTGCTGCGCCGCTCCCGCGAGGGCCGTGCCGACCTCGTCGGCGTGCCCGCCCGCACCGCGCAGGCGCTCGCGGGGGCGCTCCAGGCGGACCCGGCGCGCCGGTGGGGCCCCACCGAGGTGGTGCGCGCCATGAGCCGCGACCTCGCGGACGCCGACGTCGACGACGCGGGTGCCTCCGTCGACCCGCAGGCGACGCAGCGCATCGTCGTGGCGGCCGGTGCGGCGACGGCGGCGGTGGCGGGCGCGACCGCGACGTCGAGCGGTCCGGACACCGCGCCCGGCGACGCGACGGCGGACGTCGCGAGCCCGGTCGACGGGGACGGCGCGACCCAGGCGGTCGTCGCCGACCCCGCACCGCAGTCGGAGCGGACCGCCGTCGTGCCGCGGCAGGACGCGCCCCCGCCTCCGCCGCCCGTCCCGGCCGCCGAGGAGACGGCCGTGATGACCGCGCTGGAGCGGGACCGCGCCCAGGCGCAGGACGGCGGCACGCAGGCGGTCCCCGTGGGTGCCGCGCGGTACCGCACGTACGACGAGATCACCGAGGACTCGCCCCCGCCCGCCGACCCCGCCCCGCAGGCCCCGGCGGGGCCGTACGTCGCACCGGTGCACAAGCGCCGCTGGGGCACCGTGCTGGCGCTCGGGGTGCCGTTCGTCGTCCTCGCGGCCGTGTACCCGCTGGTCGCCTTCGGGGTCTTCGTCGGTGTGACGGTGCTGTGCCGGATCGTCGGGACGTCGGGGCAGCGGTTCCACGAGCGGCGCGAGGTGCACGGGGTGCGCAGGTCGGACGGCTGGATGGCGGTGCTGGCCTTCCCGTACCACGCGGTCGTCGGCGCGCTCGGCATCATCCCCGCGGCGCTGGTCGGGGGCTGCGTGGGCCTGCTCGCCATGATGGGCGGGTACTGGCTGTTCGGCGACGGCAACTGGATCGTCGACCCGATGACGGACGTCGAGTCGCGCTCCGTCGGAGGTCGCAACGAGCCGACCGTGTTCGCCTGGGTGCTCGCCGCCTCGATGGTGCTCGCGGTCCTGTGCACCTGGTTCGGCCCGGCGGGCCGCACGGCCCGGGACGGCGCGCGCCGCATCCTCGACAACCTGGCGCCCGGCCTGGTCGGGGCGGCGATCGTCGTCGTGGTGTGCCTGGTCGGGTCGTGGATCCTGCTCGGTGCGATCACGAGCGACCCGTACGAGATCAACTGGTGGCCCATGGACGGACCGCCCTCCTTCTTCTGA
- a CDS encoding DsbA family protein — protein sequence MSNQSKAERRESARAEALARQQAQAKRDKRSRVIVFSALGAAILALVVVAGFILWNEASKSTVDDIPLAEVTSVPATVVEGGGVTLGSDLVAGTENADAPVVDVYLDYMCPVCGQFEDVNAADIETMLTGGDATVVVTPVAILDRLSRGTDYSTRAASAAYWVADRAPEQFYAFHNALFANQPKENSSGPDNEELAAIAEGAGVPADVAAGISDGTARATFGQYTYSLTNDATANPDLVNSGGGFGTPTVLVDDTRFEQWGTPGALLAAVQGGAPAEPSGEASEEPADE from the coding sequence ATGTCCAACCAGAGCAAGGCCGAGCGCCGCGAGTCCGCGCGGGCCGAGGCCCTCGCCCGTCAGCAGGCCCAGGCCAAGCGCGACAAGCGCAGCCGGGTCATCGTCTTCAGCGCGCTGGGCGCCGCGATCCTCGCGCTGGTCGTCGTCGCCGGGTTCATCCTGTGGAACGAGGCGAGCAAGTCGACCGTCGACGACATCCCGCTGGCCGAGGTCACGTCCGTGCCGGCGACGGTCGTCGAGGGGGGCGGCGTCACGCTCGGCTCCGACCTCGTGGCCGGCACCGAGAACGCCGACGCGCCCGTCGTGGACGTCTACCTCGACTACATGTGCCCCGTCTGCGGCCAGTTCGAGGACGTCAACGCCGCCGACATCGAGACGATGCTCACCGGCGGTGACGCGACCGTCGTCGTCACGCCGGTCGCGATCCTCGACCGGCTGTCCCGCGGGACCGACTACTCGACGCGTGCCGCGTCGGCCGCCTACTGGGTCGCCGACCGCGCGCCGGAGCAGTTCTACGCCTTCCACAACGCGCTGTTCGCGAACCAGCCGAAGGAGAACTCCTCCGGGCCGGACAACGAGGAGCTCGCCGCGATCGCGGAGGGCGCGGGCGTCCCCGCCGACGTCGCCGCCGGCATCTCCGACGGCACCGCGCGCGCCACCTTCGGCCAGTACACGTACTCGCTGACCAACGACGCGACCGCCAACCCGGACCTCGTCAACTCCGGGGGCGGCTTCGGTACGCCGACCGTGCTCGTCGACGACACCCGCTTCGAGCAGTGGGGCACCCCGGGCGCCCTGCTCGCGGCCGTCCAGGGCGGCGCGCCGGCCGAGCCGTCCGGCGAGGCCTCCGAGGAGCCCGCGGACGAGTGA
- a CDS encoding SGNH/GDSL hydrolase family protein — protein MTAAPATPRWTRYVAIGDSFSEGLWDPYPHADGSPAPVGTESDAVQRGWTDRLADALAERSPGLEYANLAIRGRKMRQIIAEQAPVALAMKPDLVSLVGGGNDILRPQADIDAISATLEDAVVHIRATGADVLLGTGFKAGGALRGTNGRVGRYNSNIWSIARRHGAYVVDTWGLRSLFDLRLWSDDRIHLTDEGHRRIAQAALVGLGLEPDDPDFDEPLPAASAVALRERARAEAQWARVHVVPWVQRRLRGTSSGDGRTPKWPTTEPWPPSQR, from the coding sequence GTGACCGCCGCACCCGCCACCCCGCGCTGGACCCGCTACGTCGCGATCGGCGACTCGTTCTCCGAGGGCCTGTGGGACCCGTACCCGCACGCCGACGGCTCCCCCGCGCCCGTCGGCACCGAGTCGGACGCCGTGCAGCGCGGCTGGACCGACCGGCTCGCCGACGCCCTCGCCGAACGCTCCCCCGGGCTCGAGTACGCCAACCTCGCCATCCGAGGCCGCAAGATGCGGCAGATCATCGCCGAGCAGGCCCCCGTCGCCCTCGCGATGAAGCCCGACCTCGTCTCCCTCGTCGGCGGCGGGAACGACATCCTGCGCCCCCAGGCCGACATCGACGCCATCTCGGCGACCCTCGAGGACGCCGTCGTGCACATCCGGGCGACCGGCGCCGACGTGCTGCTGGGCACCGGCTTCAAGGCCGGCGGCGCGCTGCGGGGCACGAACGGGCGCGTGGGACGCTACAACTCCAACATCTGGTCGATCGCCCGCCGCCACGGGGCGTACGTCGTGGACACGTGGGGCCTGCGCTCCCTGTTCGACCTGCGCCTGTGGTCCGACGACCGCATCCACCTCACCGACGAGGGCCACCGTCGCATCGCGCAGGCCGCGCTCGTCGGGCTCGGCCTGGAGCCGGACGACCCGGACTTCGACGAGCCGCTGCCCGCCGCGTCCGCCGTCGCCCTGCGCGAGCGTGCCCGCGCCGAGGCGCAGTGGGCCCGTGTGCACGTCGTGCCGTGGGTGCAGCGGCGCCTGCGCGGCACGTCGTCGGGCGACGGCCGCACGCCCAAGTGGCCGACCACCGAGCCCTGGCCGCCGTCGCAGCGCTGA
- a CDS encoding uracil-DNA glycosylase translates to MAPDWARALADVEPQIHAMGDFLRAEVAAGRRYLPAPGDVFAAFRRPLAEVRVLVVGQDPYPTPGHPMGLSFSVQPDVRPVPKSLVNIYTELADDVGAPTPSSGDLRPWADQGVMLLNRVLTVTPGASASHRGKGWEAVTEAAIKALVARGGPLVAILWGRDAASLKPWLGDVPWVESAHPSPLSAYRGFFGSKPFSRVNTLLVEQGADPVDWSLP, encoded by the coding sequence ATGGCCCCCGACTGGGCCCGCGCCCTCGCCGACGTGGAGCCGCAGATCCACGCGATGGGGGACTTCCTGCGCGCCGAGGTCGCGGCCGGGCGCCGGTACCTGCCCGCGCCGGGCGACGTCTTCGCGGCGTTCCGCCGGCCGCTGGCCGAGGTGCGCGTGCTCGTCGTCGGGCAGGACCCGTACCCCACGCCGGGGCACCCGATGGGCCTGTCGTTCTCCGTGCAGCCGGACGTCCGCCCGGTGCCGAAGTCGCTCGTCAACATCTACACGGAGCTGGCGGACGACGTCGGCGCACCCACGCCGTCGTCGGGCGACCTGCGCCCCTGGGCCGACCAGGGCGTGATGCTGCTCAACAGGGTGCTCACCGTCACGCCGGGCGCGTCGGCGTCGCACCGCGGCAAGGGCTGGGAGGCCGTCACCGAGGCGGCGATCAAGGCGCTGGTGGCACGGGGCGGCCCGCTCGTGGCGATCCTGTGGGGCCGCGACGCGGCGTCCCTCAAGCCCTGGCTGGGCGACGTGCCGTGGGTCGAGTCGGCACACCCGAGCCCGCTGTCCGCGTACCGCGGTTTCTTCGGGTCGAAGCCCTTCTCGCGCGTCAACACGCTCCTCGTGGAGCAGGGGGCGGACCCCGTCGACTGGTCGCTGCCCTGA
- a CDS encoding DUF3263 domain-containing protein, with protein sequence MLVQEVEASVAADPTTEVAGLTDRDREILAFEKQWWKYAGSKEQAVRELFDMSATRYYQVLNALIDTPGALEHDPILVKRLRRMRATRQRSRTARRTDTPG encoded by the coding sequence ATGCTGGTCCAGGAGGTCGAGGCCTCTGTCGCGGCGGACCCGACGACCGAGGTCGCCGGCCTGACCGACCGCGACCGGGAGATCCTCGCGTTCGAGAAGCAGTGGTGGAAGTACGCCGGCTCCAAGGAGCAGGCCGTGCGCGAGCTCTTCGACATGTCCGCCACCCGCTACTACCAGGTGCTCAACGCGCTCATCGACACCCCCGGCGCGCTCGAGCACGACCCGATCCTCGTCAAGCGCCTGCGGCGCATGCGCGCCACCCGGCAGCGCTCCCGCACGGCACGCCGGACCGACACGCCCGGCTGA
- a CDS encoding LytR C-terminal domain-containing protein yields the protein MTKSQYPYPPDEFDVRGPEGAPVGVHREPRSGWSSVWPFLLVAVVFAGLAVGIVSYLSNDSGDTANPPAASEQSAAPEGDASEEPTDGESAAEGEGDGGDGATDESSEEPTAEETEEEAASMPGDASAANLAARVVVWNDDAGTGQAGAGQGVLAGAGFSDVDAQDAVNASVELAGVYADSTVLYGADRADTATAVAEALGVDPANVQESDDVTNHPTDAVWVILTEPVD from the coding sequence GTGACCAAGAGCCAGTACCCGTACCCGCCCGACGAGTTCGACGTCCGCGGCCCGGAAGGTGCGCCGGTCGGCGTGCACCGGGAACCGCGCAGCGGGTGGTCCTCGGTCTGGCCGTTCCTGCTGGTCGCGGTCGTGTTCGCCGGTCTGGCCGTCGGGATCGTGTCGTACCTGTCCAACGACAGCGGTGACACCGCCAACCCGCCCGCGGCGTCCGAGCAGTCCGCCGCCCCTGAGGGGGACGCGAGCGAGGAGCCGACCGACGGCGAGAGCGCCGCCGAGGGCGAGGGTGACGGCGGTGACGGCGCCACCGACGAGAGCTCCGAGGAGCCGACCGCCGAGGAGACCGAGGAGGAGGCCGCCTCCATGCCCGGTGACGCGTCCGCCGCGAACCTCGCCGCGCGCGTGGTGGTCTGGAACGACGACGCCGGCACGGGCCAGGCCGGTGCGGGGCAGGGCGTCCTCGCGGGCGCCGGGTTCTCCGACGTCGACGCCCAGGACGCGGTGAACGCGTCCGTCGAGCTGGCCGGCGTCTACGCCGACAGCACCGTCCTGTACGGCGCGGACCGCGCCGACACGGCGACCGCCGTCGCGGAGGCGCTCGGCGTCGACCCGGCGAACGTGCAGGAGTCCGACGACGTCACGAACCACCCGACCGACGCCGTCTGGGTGATCCTCACCGAGCCCGTCGACTGA
- a CDS encoding cold-shock protein, which translates to MAQGTVKWFNAEKGYGFITPASGGQDLFVHYSSIETDGYRSLDEGQQVEFEVGQGQKGPQAEQVRPL; encoded by the coding sequence ATGGCCCAGGGAACCGTCAAGTGGTTCAACGCGGAAAAGGGGTACGGCTTCATCACCCCGGCCTCGGGCGGGCAGGACCTGTTCGTGCACTACAGCTCGATCGAGACCGACGGGTACCGCTCGCTCGACGAGGGTCAGCAGGTCGAGTTCGAGGTCGGTCAGGGGCAGAAGGGTCCGCAGGCCGAGCAGGTCCGCCCCCTCTGA
- the groL gene encoding chaperonin GroEL (60 kDa chaperone family; promotes refolding of misfolded polypeptides especially under stressful conditions; forms two stacked rings of heptamers to form a barrel-shaped 14mer; ends can be capped by GroES; misfolded proteins enter the barrel where they are refolded when GroES binds), whose amino-acid sequence MAKIIAFDEEARRSMERGLNQLADTVKVTLGPKGRNVVLDKKWGAPTITNDGVSIAKEIELEDPFEKIGAELVKEVAKKTDDVAGDGTTTATVLAQALVKEGLRVVAAGANPIAVKRGIEKAVEAVTEQLLNAAVDVETKEQIAATAAISAGDTAIGELIAEALDKVGKEGVITVEESNSFGLELELTEGMRFDKGFLARYFETDPERQEAVLEDPYVLIVESKISNVKDLLPVLDQVMKSGRSLLIIAEDIEGEALATLVLNKIRGTFKSVAVKAPGFGDRRKAMLQDIAILTGGQVITETVGLKLENATLEELGQARKVVVTKDETTIVEGSGDADLIAGRVNQIRSEIEKSDSDYDREKLQERLAKLAGGVAVIKAGAATEVELKERKHRIEDAVRNAKAAVEEGIVAGGGVALIQAGAAAFAKLELEGDEATGAQIVNAAISAPLKQIAINAGLEGGVVAEKVRGLASGHGLNAATGVYEDLLAAGVNDPVKVTRSALQNAASIAALFLTTEAVVADKPEPAAAGGDPTGGMGGMDF is encoded by the coding sequence ATGGCCAAGATCATCGCGTTCGACGAGGAAGCTCGTCGGAGCATGGAGCGCGGGCTCAACCAGCTCGCCGACACCGTCAAGGTCACGCTCGGCCCCAAGGGCCGCAACGTCGTCCTCGACAAGAAGTGGGGCGCCCCCACGATCACCAACGACGGTGTCTCCATCGCCAAGGAGATCGAGCTCGAGGACCCGTTCGAGAAGATCGGCGCCGAGCTCGTCAAGGAGGTCGCCAAGAAGACCGACGACGTCGCGGGTGACGGCACCACCACCGCCACCGTGCTCGCCCAGGCGCTCGTCAAGGAGGGCCTGCGCGTCGTCGCCGCCGGTGCCAACCCGATCGCCGTCAAGCGCGGCATCGAGAAGGCCGTCGAGGCCGTGACCGAGCAGCTGCTCAACGCGGCCGTCGACGTCGAGACCAAGGAGCAGATCGCCGCCACCGCCGCGATCTCCGCCGGTGACACCGCGATCGGCGAGCTCATCGCCGAGGCGCTCGACAAGGTCGGCAAGGAGGGCGTCATCACGGTCGAGGAGTCCAACTCCTTCGGCCTGGAGCTCGAGCTCACCGAGGGCATGCGCTTCGACAAGGGCTTCCTCGCCCGCTACTTCGAGACGGACCCGGAGCGCCAGGAGGCCGTCCTGGAGGACCCGTACGTCCTCATCGTCGAGTCGAAGATCTCGAACGTCAAGGACCTGCTCCCCGTCCTCGACCAGGTCATGAAGTCGGGCCGCTCGCTCCTCATCATCGCCGAGGACATCGAGGGCGAGGCCCTCGCGACCCTGGTGCTGAACAAGATCCGCGGCACCTTCAAGTCCGTCGCCGTCAAGGCCCCGGGCTTCGGCGACCGTCGCAAGGCCATGCTGCAGGACATCGCGATCCTCACCGGCGGCCAGGTCATTACCGAGACCGTCGGCCTCAAGCTGGAGAACGCGACGCTCGAGGAGCTCGGCCAGGCGCGCAAGGTCGTCGTCACCAAGGACGAGACCACCATCGTCGAGGGCTCCGGCGACGCCGACCTCATCGCGGGTCGCGTGAACCAGATCCGTAGCGAGATCGAGAAGTCGGACTCCGACTACGACCGCGAGAAGCTCCAGGAGCGTCTCGCGAAGCTGGCCGGCGGCGTGGCCGTCATCAAGGCCGGCGCCGCCACCGAGGTGGAGCTCAAGGAGCGCAAGCACCGCATCGAGGACGCGGTGCGCAACGCCAAGGCCGCCGTCGAGGAGGGCATCGTCGCCGGTGGTGGCGTCGCCCTCATCCAGGCCGGTGCCGCCGCCTTCGCCAAGCTCGAGCTCGAGGGCGACGAGGCGACCGGTGCGCAGATCGTCAACGCGGCGATCTCGGCCCCGCTCAAGCAGATCGCCATCAACGCCGGCCTCGAGGGCGGCGTCGTGGCGGAGAAGGTCCGCGGTCTCGCCTCGGGTCACGGCCTCAACGCCGCGACCGGCGTGTACGAGGACCTGCTCGCCGCGGGCGTCAACGACCCGGTGAAGGTCACGCGCTCCGCGCTGCAGAACGCTGCGTCGATCGCCGCGCTGTTCCTCACCACCGAGGCCGTCGTCGCCGACAAGCCGGAGCCCGCCGCTGCCGGTGGCGACCCGACCGGTGGCATGGGCGGCATGGACTTCTGA
- a CDS encoding WXG100 family type VII secretion target — MRYQVDSERVAQASAAVNGSVGAIRTEVGAMMRHLQDLQASWQGGAATSFAGVMTQWQTAQTQVESALDAVTTALQSASTTYADAESAATRLFTPR, encoded by the coding sequence GTGCGGTATCAGGTCGACAGCGAGCGGGTCGCGCAGGCGAGCGCGGCGGTGAACGGGTCCGTCGGGGCCATCCGGACGGAGGTCGGGGCGATGATGCGCCACCTGCAGGACCTCCAGGCGAGCTGGCAGGGCGGGGCGGCGACGTCGTTCGCCGGGGTGATGACGCAGTGGCAGACCGCCCAGACGCAGGTGGAGTCCGCGCTCGACGCGGTGACGACGGCGCTGCAGTCGGCGTCGACGACCTACGCGGACGCCGAGTCCGCGGCGACGCGCCTGTTCACGCCGCGCTGA